The following proteins are encoded in a genomic region of Lytechinus variegatus isolate NC3 chromosome 7, Lvar_3.0, whole genome shotgun sequence:
- the LOC121418928 gene encoding carboxypeptidase A1-like isoform X1 — MEVTQRNNIWTPTTNPLGKSIHNTVLYSSFITCLLLFGLGSAGNVNPRPELYVPNYKYYHNVSSVGTFITDLVVKHPTYFRLDLNFKSRSSIPQYVLHMTNFSSSRTSYGSHGVSNIKPRLLLSFGEHAREFFPVESMIHLMKRITRGLHAPLNSPEDQFTKHVLSQLDIYIIVMANPDGRQHIERTGNYCWRGTSTGVDLDRNFAWNFGGHGSSGDPTDEEFRGPFPQSEPEGRVYLELSNTHHFDAFISFHSGIQQIYIPFADSASRKAKRVPVNSAVQLGLAEAMSKAGGSSFKYGIGYNLCEYPADGTIYDYMAGVKKIPFSLNVEMWGEGDIDNKQCFDLFNPPNEKLAASLEDSMPLYDALFTHVVRWKQKQVHEQYHHLGQTDLYIPKSYVIPFLLCLCVFLVIFFRQVPCAFNHRFYSRKRVVSLRSLSSTFTVSGIKIT, encoded by the exons ATGGAAGTCACACAAAGAAACAATATTTGGACTCCCACCACAAACCCCCTGGGTAAATCCATACACAATACAGTATTGTATTCCTCTTTCATTACTTGTCTTCTTCTATTTGGTCTCGGGTCAGCCGGGAATGTGAATCCAAGACCTGAACTGTACGTGCCTAACTACAAGTACTATCACAATGTATCATCAGTCGGAACTTTCATCACCGACCTGGTCGTGAAACATCCAACCTACTTTCGTTTAGACCTGAACTTCAAGTCCCGCTCCAGTATTCCCCAGTACGTACTACATATGACTAATTTTTCAAGCTCAAGGACATCATATGGGAGCCATGGAGTGTCAAACATTAAGCCCCGCCTCCTGCTGTCTTTCGGGGAACATGCAAGGGAGTTCTTCCCGGTTGAAAGTATGATACATCTTATGAAAAGAATCACCAGAGGGTTACATGCACCACTCAACAGCCCAGAGGATCAGTTCACCAAACATGTTCTTTCTCAGTTAGATATCTACATTATTGTCATGGCTAATCCAGATGGTAGACAGCATATTGAAAGGACGGGTAACTACTGCTGGAGGGGCACCAGCACTGGTGTGGACTTGGACAGGAACTTTGCTTGGAATTTTGGCGGTCATGGGAGCTCAGGTGATCCTACTGATGAGGAGTTCAGAGGACCTTTTCCTCAGTCAG AACCTGAAGGCAGAGTTTACTTAGAGCTGTCAAACACACATCACTTTGATGCTTTCATCTCCTTCCACTCTGGAATACAACAAATATACATTCCTTTTGCTG ATTCTGCATCCAGAAAAGCCAAGAGAGTGCCAGTGAACAGCGCTGTTCAGCTTGGCCTAGCAGAAGCCATGTCTAAAGCAGGAGGTTCTTCATTCAAATATGGAATAGGTTATAATCTCTGTGAATATCCTGCTGATGGAACAATATATGATTACATGGCTGGTGTTAAAAAG ATTCCATTTTCCTTGAATGTGGAGATGTGGGGCGAGGGAGATATAGACAATAAACAGTGTTTTGATCTCTTCAATCCTCCAAATGAAAAATTAGCT GCTTCATTAGAAGATAGCATGCCTCTCTATGATGCACTCTTTACACACGTGGTACGttggaaacaaaaacaagttcATGAACAGTACCACCATTTAGGG CAGACCGATCTGTACATTCCAAAGAGCTATGTCATTCCCTTCTTACTGTGCCTGTGTGTCTTCCTGGTAATATTCTTTCGTCAAGTACCTTGTGCCTTTAACCACCGATTCTATTCCCGAAAGAGGGTCGTCAGCTTGCGTTCTCTCAGCTCTACGTTCACCGTCAGTGGTATCAAGATCACATGa
- the LOC121418928 gene encoding carboxypeptidase A1-like isoform X2: MEVTQRNNIWTPTTNPLGKSIHNTVLYSSFITCLLLFGLGSAGNVNPRPELYVPNYKYYHNVSSVGTFITDLVVKHPTYFRLDLNFKSRSSIPQYVLHMTNFSSSRTSYGSHGVSNIKPRLLLSFGEHAREFFPVESMIHLMKRITRGLHAPLNSPEDQFTKHVLSQLDIYIIVMANPDGRQHIERTGNYCWRGTSTGVDLDRNFAWNFGGHGSSGDPTDEEFRGPFPQSEPEGRVYLELSNTHHFDAFISFHSGIQQIYIPFADSASRKAKRVPVNSAVQLGLAEAMSKAGGSSFKYGIGYNLCEYPADGTIYDYMAGVKKIPFSLNVEMWGEGDIDNKQCFDLFNPPNEKLAASLEDSMPLYDALFTHVVRWKQKQVHEQYHHLGTDLYIPKSYVIPFLLCLCVFLVIFFRQVPCAFNHRFYSRKRVVSLRSLSSTFTVSGIKIT; the protein is encoded by the exons ATGGAAGTCACACAAAGAAACAATATTTGGACTCCCACCACAAACCCCCTGGGTAAATCCATACACAATACAGTATTGTATTCCTCTTTCATTACTTGTCTTCTTCTATTTGGTCTCGGGTCAGCCGGGAATGTGAATCCAAGACCTGAACTGTACGTGCCTAACTACAAGTACTATCACAATGTATCATCAGTCGGAACTTTCATCACCGACCTGGTCGTGAAACATCCAACCTACTTTCGTTTAGACCTGAACTTCAAGTCCCGCTCCAGTATTCCCCAGTACGTACTACATATGACTAATTTTTCAAGCTCAAGGACATCATATGGGAGCCATGGAGTGTCAAACATTAAGCCCCGCCTCCTGCTGTCTTTCGGGGAACATGCAAGGGAGTTCTTCCCGGTTGAAAGTATGATACATCTTATGAAAAGAATCACCAGAGGGTTACATGCACCACTCAACAGCCCAGAGGATCAGTTCACCAAACATGTTCTTTCTCAGTTAGATATCTACATTATTGTCATGGCTAATCCAGATGGTAGACAGCATATTGAAAGGACGGGTAACTACTGCTGGAGGGGCACCAGCACTGGTGTGGACTTGGACAGGAACTTTGCTTGGAATTTTGGCGGTCATGGGAGCTCAGGTGATCCTACTGATGAGGAGTTCAGAGGACCTTTTCCTCAGTCAG AACCTGAAGGCAGAGTTTACTTAGAGCTGTCAAACACACATCACTTTGATGCTTTCATCTCCTTCCACTCTGGAATACAACAAATATACATTCCTTTTGCTG ATTCTGCATCCAGAAAAGCCAAGAGAGTGCCAGTGAACAGCGCTGTTCAGCTTGGCCTAGCAGAAGCCATGTCTAAAGCAGGAGGTTCTTCATTCAAATATGGAATAGGTTATAATCTCTGTGAATATCCTGCTGATGGAACAATATATGATTACATGGCTGGTGTTAAAAAG ATTCCATTTTCCTTGAATGTGGAGATGTGGGGCGAGGGAGATATAGACAATAAACAGTGTTTTGATCTCTTCAATCCTCCAAATGAAAAATTAGCT GCTTCATTAGAAGATAGCATGCCTCTCTATGATGCACTCTTTACACACGTGGTACGttggaaacaaaaacaagttcATGAACAGTACCACCATTTAGGG ACCGATCTGTACATTCCAAAGAGCTATGTCATTCCCTTCTTACTGTGCCTGTGTGTCTTCCTGGTAATATTCTTTCGTCAAGTACCTTGTGCCTTTAACCACCGATTCTATTCCCGAAAGAGGGTCGTCAGCTTGCGTTCTCTCAGCTCTACGTTCACCGTCAGTGGTATCAAGATCACATGa